Proteins encoded within one genomic window of Phototrophicus methaneseepsis:
- a CDS encoding LuxR C-terminal-related transcriptional regulator, producing MQGLALSPTPFIGRSEEVDEISLLLDDPSCRLLTLVGPGGIGKTRLATEIALRKEAAFSDGIYFVSLTPISQAEDLLTTIAEAMPFHFQQDHRTPREQFFDYLNEKNAKSVLLILDNFEHLLAGVELISDVLTATTNFKILVTSRETLNLQEEWVRQIGGMAYPQHHNGKPLEDYSAVQLFLDRARRIRGDFDLSADMADVVRICQLVEGMPLAIELAAGWLKTLQPADIAQEIQRNQDILATRSRNLPERHRSIRSVFTHSWELLSEKEREVFQKLSIFRGGFTREAAKVVAGASLNILAGLVDKSLVRLNAAGRYDVHELLRQYGVEQMHVANQATAIQQLYIDYYLHMLRDLETRIKGHGQLEALDTIQADFENLRNAWLWAAQQKQYAALGAAVESLNFFADMRGRYHEIVTLLRAALDQFPSTPDMATKAIQCRLQSRLIRLVLLGNMRIDFDIRSEIDTCVQVARQQEDPAEIAFCLFISAITAVWEENAHGVYTSAQAEDFFQESYAIFQELDDTFYRADLLSWLGSVTTDKGEIIPWDELLNPSLALRKEIGDRNGIAWITLNLADMMLGKGNYVACERYAQESLALMHEIGSLKGILQSMFKLAQTAMLKGDLQKARTLAEDMRDLADETNSLGGTVLSVGLLAFLICVMEEDYAEAAALAQKNSIISQESFFGGHDDMGAYWGQPTADCGMGHYEAARSGYEALFSERYDDLGPATLCLIIESAACAHAMDWQTAAEWLGLALRQPRWANGWAYHWPLVTRLRDELVHELGEEAYQAASERDVLDLETVIKSILDEANISKPHAKARYALLEPLSDRELEVLQLVAEGLSNREIAERLVLSTGTVKVHTRNIYGKLSVNNRTQAVMRATEMNLL from the coding sequence ATGCAAGGCTTAGCGCTCTCGCCGACACCCTTTATCGGTCGCTCAGAGGAAGTCGATGAAATCAGTTTGCTGCTGGATGACCCTTCCTGCCGCTTATTGACGTTGGTTGGCCCTGGCGGCATTGGTAAGACGCGTCTGGCAACAGAGATTGCCCTCCGCAAAGAAGCCGCCTTCTCCGATGGGATTTACTTCGTCTCGCTGACGCCGATCAGCCAGGCAGAAGACTTGCTAACGACCATTGCAGAAGCAATGCCGTTTCACTTTCAGCAAGATCATCGCACGCCGCGAGAGCAATTTTTCGATTACTTGAATGAAAAAAATGCCAAGTCCGTCTTGTTGATCCTGGATAATTTTGAGCATCTTTTAGCGGGTGTCGAACTCATTTCCGACGTGTTAACAGCCACGACGAACTTCAAAATTCTGGTTACATCGCGCGAGACGCTTAACCTACAAGAAGAATGGGTGCGGCAAATCGGCGGGATGGCTTACCCCCAACATCACAACGGCAAGCCGCTGGAAGATTACAGCGCGGTTCAGCTCTTCCTGGACCGGGCACGACGCATCCGAGGCGACTTTGATCTCTCCGCGGATATGGCCGATGTCGTGCGCATCTGCCAACTGGTGGAAGGCATGCCCCTGGCGATTGAACTGGCGGCAGGCTGGTTAAAGACGTTGCAGCCCGCTGATATTGCCCAGGAGATCCAACGTAACCAGGATATTCTGGCGACACGCTCCCGCAATCTACCGGAGCGGCATCGCAGCATCCGGTCTGTGTTCACCCATTCGTGGGAACTCCTCTCTGAAAAAGAGCGAGAAGTCTTCCAGAAGTTGTCCATTTTCCGGGGTGGGTTTACGCGAGAAGCCGCCAAAGTCGTCGCGGGGGCCTCTCTTAATATCCTCGCGGGGCTGGTAGATAAATCCCTGGTCCGCTTGAACGCCGCAGGTCGTTATGATGTGCATGAGCTTTTGCGCCAGTATGGTGTGGAACAAATGCATGTCGCCAACCAGGCTACGGCTATTCAACAACTCTATATCGACTACTATCTTCATATGCTGCGCGACCTTGAAACTAGGATCAAAGGCCATGGACAGTTAGAAGCGCTGGATACCATCCAGGCCGATTTTGAGAACCTGCGCAATGCCTGGTTGTGGGCGGCCCAGCAAAAGCAGTACGCGGCTTTAGGTGCGGCTGTCGAAAGCCTGAACTTTTTCGCGGATATGCGCGGGCGCTATCATGAAATTGTCACCCTGCTGCGTGCCGCCCTGGACCAGTTCCCATCCACGCCAGATATGGCGACAAAAGCCATTCAGTGCCGTTTACAATCGCGGCTGATTCGCCTGGTGCTGCTAGGGAATATGCGCATTGATTTCGATATTCGTTCCGAGATTGATACCTGCGTGCAGGTCGCACGCCAGCAAGAAGACCCAGCTGAAATCGCCTTTTGCTTGTTCATATCCGCGATCACCGCTGTCTGGGAAGAAAATGCCCATGGCGTCTATACAAGTGCCCAAGCGGAGGACTTTTTCCAGGAAAGCTATGCTATCTTCCAGGAGCTTGACGACACATTTTACCGGGCCGATTTATTGAGCTGGTTAGGTTCCGTCACCACCGATAAAGGCGAGATCATCCCCTGGGATGAGCTGCTCAATCCCAGTTTGGCGCTGCGTAAGGAAATTGGTGATCGTAATGGCATCGCCTGGATTACGCTCAATCTCGCGGACATGATGCTGGGCAAGGGGAATTACGTCGCGTGCGAGCGCTATGCTCAGGAATCCCTGGCCCTGATGCACGAAATCGGCAGCCTGAAAGGCATCTTGCAGTCGATGTTCAAGCTCGCACAGACGGCCATGCTAAAAGGTGACCTGCAGAAAGCGCGCACACTGGCGGAAGATATGCGCGACCTGGCAGACGAAACCAACAGCCTGGGCGGTACCGTGCTCTCTGTGGGCCTGCTCGCTTTTCTCATCTGTGTGATGGAAGAAGATTATGCCGAAGCGGCTGCCCTGGCCCAGAAAAACAGTATTATCTCTCAGGAATCGTTCTTCGGCGGTCATGATGATATGGGGGCCTATTGGGGCCAGCCCACAGCCGATTGTGGTATGGGCCATTACGAAGCTGCCCGCTCAGGTTACGAAGCCCTATTCTCTGAGCGCTATGATGACCTTGGACCGGCTACCCTGTGCCTGATTATTGAATCAGCGGCCTGTGCGCATGCTATGGACTGGCAAACTGCTGCTGAATGGTTGGGATTAGCCCTGCGTCAGCCAAGATGGGCGAACGGCTGGGCATATCACTGGCCCCTTGTCACGAGGCTGCGCGACGAACTCGTACATGAGTTAGGCGAAGAAGCCTATCAGGCGGCCAGCGAGCGCGATGTCCTGGACCTGGAGACCGTGATCAAGTCTATCCTGGACGAAGCCAACATCAGCAAACCCCACGCTAAAGCCAGATATGCGCTCCTGGAGCCGCTCAGCGACCGCGAACTGGAAGTCCTCCAACTGGTTGCGGAAGGCCTTTCTAACCGCGAAATTGCCGAACGCCTTGTTCTCTCCACGGGGACAGTCAAAGTTCACACGCGCAATATTTATGGCAAGCTCAGCGTCAACAACCGGACGCAAGCCGTCATGCGGGCAACGGAGATGAACCTGCTATAA
- a CDS encoding alkaline phosphatase family protein: protein MPQKLIVMMLDGISAEYFQTERSRMPFISALADRGHYVQNLHSAVLGVSLAGRIGMMTGVPGAQSSITGNTYWDGTTFRFPTPYDVRVKTLPEQAKEAGKDVAVVGFGMLRPESAHIFRAPWWVGPLIIRARDTGPSGDVWMRIIAERGEDQQRFKRIMSEAGLPSELAPMPMDPAPEKFLQYALMADHRIFDWVGALAASEEAPDLIITELGLPDSAQHSHGYKSEYAHWAIAYADMLVGKVVQRLAAAGKLDEYNLAVMSDHGHSPITKAIYTNNLLPGVTCAPDGSMLHVVAKNDEELREVTDKLAEFGCEPWNNDHVPDDYKDQISVFAAPEGLEFIAKPVKEGDTEPVGEPEHLSSHGIRPGLPGDDRLCVFAGPNVPQGITTEATALQVAPTFAALLGLPLSVYPAEPIFQPVSQPAEAVS from the coding sequence ATGCCACAAAAACTCATCGTGATGATGCTGGATGGGATCAGCGCGGAGTACTTCCAGACAGAACGCAGCCGGATGCCGTTCATCAGTGCATTGGCTGATCGCGGCCATTATGTCCAGAATTTGCATTCTGCCGTCTTAGGCGTTTCGCTGGCGGGGCGCATCGGCATGATGACAGGCGTCCCTGGGGCCCAAAGCAGCATCACAGGCAATACTTATTGGGATGGCACTACGTTCCGCTTCCCAACGCCGTATGATGTGCGCGTCAAAACCCTGCCGGAACAAGCCAAAGAAGCGGGTAAAGATGTCGCTGTCGTGGGTTTTGGTATGCTTCGTCCAGAATCCGCCCATATCTTCCGCGCCCCGTGGTGGGTCGGCCCATTGATCATCCGCGCACGCGATACAGGGCCAAGCGGCGATGTCTGGATGCGGATCATCGCAGAACGCGGCGAAGACCAACAGCGCTTCAAACGGATTATGAGCGAGGCCGGGCTGCCCTCAGAATTGGCCCCCATGCCCATGGACCCCGCGCCGGAGAAATTCCTGCAATATGCCCTGATGGCGGATCATCGCATATTCGATTGGGTGGGTGCCCTGGCCGCCAGTGAGGAAGCCCCGGACCTCATCATCACTGAATTAGGCCTGCCGGATAGCGCCCAGCATAGCCATGGTTATAAGAGCGAATATGCTCATTGGGCCATCGCCTATGCGGATATGCTCGTTGGCAAGGTCGTGCAGCGTTTGGCGGCTGCGGGTAAGCTGGATGAGTATAATCTCGCCGTGATGAGCGATCATGGTCACAGCCCTATCACCAAGGCCATCTACACAAATAATCTGCTCCCTGGCGTCACATGTGCCCCAGATGGCAGTATGCTGCATGTCGTGGCAAAAAATGATGAAGAACTCAGAGAAGTCACCGATAAGCTGGCAGAATTCGGCTGCGAACCCTGGAATAACGACCATGTACCGGATGACTATAAAGACCAGATTAGCGTGTTCGCTGCCCCGGAAGGCCTGGAATTCATCGCCAAACCGGTAAAAGAGGGCGATACGGAGCCTGTTGGCGAGCCAGAACATCTCTCAAGCCATGGCATTCGTCCAGGGCTGCCGGGGGATGATCGTCTGTGCGTCTTCGCTGGGCCGAACGTCCCCCAGGGCATCACAACGGAAGCCACCGCCTTGCAGGTTGCGCCGACCTTCGCCGCGCTGCTCGGCCTGCCACTCAGTGTTTACCCAGCAGAGCCGATCTTCCAGCCGGTTTCGCAGCCAGCAGAAGCCGTTTCATAA
- a CDS encoding FAD-dependent oxidoreductase, which produces MKEKQTDILIIGGGLGGVAAALAAAKLGKKVIMTEETDWIGGQLTAQGVPPDEHPWVDSTGSTPTYRLLREGIRDYYRNYYPMRPEVRDDSLLNPGNGFVSRLCHEPRAGLAVLEGMLAPYRSSLQIEILLEHVPVAVETDGDHFRSVTVVNKRTEEQVVLHAPYIIDATELGDLLELGNVEHVIGAESQSQTGELHALPGDANPMDQQAISWCFAMDYLPGEDHTIDKPEDYDFWQSYQADFWPGKQLSWYDVNPFTLQPRYQAIFESDNTTWNNRVGNSFWFYRRIFDRCQYVDGAFPSDITMVNWPQIDYWLGPIVGVSEEEKQKNLRASQQLSLSLLYWMQTEAPRHDGGNGYPGLRLRGDVLGSDDGLAKYVYVRESRRIQAEFTVLEQHVGVKAREGLVGAERFADSVGLGSYRIDLHPSTAPRTYIDISSYPFQVPLGALIPVRVENMLPACKNIGTTHITNGCYRLHPVEWAIGEAVGTLAAYCLEKDLTPRQVRNDEAHLQDFQSVLTRYPGYDLEWPEYARITAR; this is translated from the coding sequence ATGAAAGAAAAACAGACCGACATCCTGATTATTGGTGGTGGCCTGGGTGGTGTGGCTGCCGCATTGGCCGCCGCTAAACTCGGTAAAAAAGTCATCATGACAGAAGAAACGGATTGGATTGGCGGCCAGCTCACCGCGCAGGGCGTTCCCCCGGATGAGCACCCCTGGGTTGATTCCACAGGGAGTACGCCGACCTATCGCCTGCTGCGTGAGGGCATCCGCGATTATTATCGTAACTATTATCCGATGCGCCCAGAAGTCCGTGATGATAGCCTCCTGAACCCTGGTAACGGCTTCGTCAGCCGCCTGTGCCATGAGCCGCGGGCTGGTCTGGCTGTGCTGGAAGGCATGCTGGCCCCCTATCGCTCTAGCTTGCAGATCGAAATTTTGCTGGAGCACGTCCCTGTTGCCGTCGAGACAGATGGCGATCACTTCCGCTCGGTGACAGTCGTCAACAAGCGCACGGAAGAGCAAGTCGTCCTGCACGCCCCATACATCATTGATGCGACCGAACTGGGCGATTTGCTGGAATTGGGCAACGTAGAGCATGTTATCGGCGCGGAGAGCCAATCCCAGACGGGCGAATTGCACGCGCTGCCAGGTGATGCCAACCCGATGGATCAGCAAGCCATTTCCTGGTGCTTCGCCATGGACTATCTGCCAGGGGAAGATCACACCATCGACAAGCCGGAAGATTACGACTTCTGGCAAAGTTATCAGGCGGATTTCTGGCCCGGTAAGCAGCTCAGTTGGTATGACGTCAATCCGTTTACATTGCAACCGCGCTATCAGGCTATCTTTGAATCCGATAACACCACCTGGAACAACCGTGTTGGCAACTCATTCTGGTTTTATCGGCGCATCTTTGACCGCTGCCAGTATGTTGATGGGGCTTTCCCCAGCGACATCACCATGGTGAACTGGCCGCAGATTGATTATTGGCTTGGGCCGATTGTCGGCGTCTCTGAAGAAGAAAAACAGAAAAATCTGCGTGCTTCTCAGCAACTCAGCCTCTCGCTGTTGTACTGGATGCAGACAGAAGCGCCACGTCATGATGGGGGCAATGGCTATCCAGGCTTGCGGCTGAGGGGCGATGTGCTTGGGAGCGATGATGGCCTCGCCAAGTATGTCTATGTGCGCGAGTCTCGCCGTATTCAGGCTGAGTTCACTGTCCTGGAGCAGCATGTCGGCGTTAAAGCGCGTGAAGGACTGGTTGGCGCGGAGCGCTTCGCGGATAGCGTCGGCCTGGGCAGCTACCGAATTGACCTGCATCCCAGTACAGCCCCGCGTACGTATATCGACATCAGCAGCTATCCCTTCCAGGTGCCTTTAGGCGCGCTGATCCCGGTCCGTGTGGAGAATATGCTGCCCGCCTGTAAGAACATCGGCACGACGCATATCACAAATGGTTGTTATCGACTGCATCCGGTGGAATGGGCTATCGGTGAGGCTGTGGGGACCCTGGCAGCTTACTGCCTGGAAAAAGATTTGACGCCGAGGCAAGTTCGTAATGACGAAGCGCATCTACAAGATTTCCAGAGTGTGTTGACGCGCTACCCAGGTTATGATCTGGAATGGCCGGAATATGCGCGCATCACAGCCAGATAA
- a CDS encoding ABC transporter substrate-binding protein → MKITRRTFLKMAGATAAATAFAPGTRFLSAPAIIHAQETITIGINAWVTSLDAQTQSGPSNVGYRIYGLMHDSLLQIGRDGQPEGLLATAWENDGNQWRFTLREGVVFHDGTTMTADDVVFSLERMMDPQYQGIGLTVGPYLASVEATDELEITITTPAPDPLLPYRLANYWVNIMPRAGVEAAGFDAMQANPIGAGPYKVVEFTPDRLVLEQHSEYWGGTPAAGEIILRYIPENAIRVSALQAGEVDMITNVPIDQLDALESDGDLQVVSTNLFNFMNVLFNTTAGVTADVNVRRALSMAIDRQAIVDQLFGGRVRAMTDYLLPGTLGFDESRPVLTYDPEAAAAALAESSYNGELLSFTPPVGYYVNSELVTQVVNQMWQAIGVNTELAPMEMGAYGQAYYSGAVSATIQSLDSFGDPVTSLLYIWTAGSSNFFSSFYYPQPAEFDESMATLSTAFDPEIRTTEIRKVISILERDMPFTPIYQTADYFAMRQGITWQPHPLFYVDLRPNNFSL, encoded by the coding sequence ATGAAAATAACACGTCGTACATTCTTAAAGATGGCAGGGGCAACAGCCGCTGCGACGGCCTTTGCACCGGGCACGCGCTTCCTTTCCGCCCCGGCCATCATCCACGCGCAGGAAACAATCACTATCGGCATTAACGCCTGGGTGACCTCCCTGGATGCCCAGACGCAATCCGGCCCGTCAAATGTCGGCTACCGCATCTATGGCCTGATGCACGACAGCCTGCTGCAAATTGGGCGTGACGGCCAGCCGGAAGGCCTGCTCGCGACCGCCTGGGAAAATGATGGCAACCAATGGCGCTTCACCCTGCGCGAGGGCGTCGTCTTCCACGATGGCACCACCATGACCGCTGATGATGTCGTCTTCAGCCTGGAGCGCATGATGGACCCGCAGTATCAGGGCATCGGCCTGACGGTTGGCCCTTACCTCGCCAGTGTCGAAGCCACTGACGAGCTGGAAATCACCATCACCACCCCCGCGCCGGACCCGCTACTGCCTTACCGTCTGGCTAACTACTGGGTGAATATCATGCCGCGTGCCGGCGTCGAAGCAGCCGGGTTCGACGCCATGCAGGCCAACCCCATTGGCGCTGGTCCTTACAAAGTGGTCGAGTTCACGCCGGATCGCTTGGTGCTGGAACAGCACAGCGAATATTGGGGCGGTACCCCTGCCGCTGGCGAAATCATCCTGCGTTACATCCCTGAAAATGCCATCCGCGTGAGTGCTTTACAGGCTGGCGAAGTCGATATGATTACCAACGTGCCGATTGATCAACTCGACGCGTTAGAATCCGACGGTGATTTGCAAGTTGTTTCCACCAATTTGTTCAACTTCATGAACGTGCTCTTCAACACCACGGCGGGCGTCACCGCAGATGTCAATGTGCGCCGCGCGCTCTCTATGGCGATTGACCGTCAGGCGATTGTGGACCAGCTCTTTGGTGGCCGCGTCCGTGCCATGACGGATTACCTCCTGCCGGGCACACTCGGCTTCGATGAAAGCCGCCCCGTCCTGACCTATGACCCGGAAGCCGCCGCTGCCGCCCTGGCGGAAAGCAGCTATAACGGCGAACTGCTCTCCTTCACACCGCCCGTTGGCTACTACGTCAACTCAGAATTGGTGACACAGGTCGTCAACCAGATGTGGCAGGCTATCGGCGTCAATACAGAACTGGCCCCCATGGAAATGGGCGCTTACGGTCAGGCTTATTACTCCGGCGCTGTATCCGCGACGATCCAGAGCCTGGATTCATTTGGTGATCCTGTGACCTCACTGCTCTACATCTGGACGGCTGGCTCCAGCAACTTCTTCAGCTCGTTCTATTACCCGCAGCCAGCGGAATTCGACGAATCTATGGCGACGCTCAGCACCGCCTTCGACCCGGAAATCCGCACGACAGAAATCCGCAAGGTCATCAGCATTCTGGAGCGTGACATGCCCTTCACGCCGATCTACCAGACGGCGGATTACTTCGCGATGCGCCAGGGTATCACCTGGCAGCCGCACCCACTCTTCTATGTGGACCTGCGCCCGAACAACTTCAGCTTATAA
- a CDS encoding tyrosine-protein phosphatase: MHDSFTELVIYPDDSTERILALEGAINFRDLGGYQTADGRQTRWGRVYRAASLSRLTDADLAHLASLGVRMVCDLRTHDEISSEPDLTPTGAVYKHMPLKQADGSDSGAGTYRTLLDDLANVEKSMTTSYLSHMVDDNAPLYGELLSLIADVENQPFIFHCTAGKDRTGIGSALLLLALGVPEPTVVADYSLSNLVANVFYESFKTMPLANEVDMDLLVPLMTAPPQRMEAVLQHLKDKYGSVERYLFDAAHITTNTLATLRETLLD, encoded by the coding sequence ATGCATGATTCCTTCACTGAACTGGTTATTTATCCTGATGACAGCACAGAACGCATCCTGGCGTTGGAAGGTGCGATTAATTTCCGCGATTTAGGCGGCTATCAAACGGCGGATGGCCGGCAAACCCGCTGGGGGCGCGTTTATCGTGCGGCCAGCTTATCGCGCCTGACAGATGCTGATTTAGCGCACCTGGCTTCACTTGGCGTGCGGATGGTCTGCGATTTGCGCACGCATGATGAGATCAGCAGCGAGCCGGACCTGACGCCGACAGGGGCTGTGTATAAGCACATGCCGCTGAAACAGGCAGATGGCAGCGATAGCGGTGCCGGGACGTACCGTACTTTGCTGGACGACCTGGCGAATGTCGAGAAATCAATGACCACAAGCTATCTCAGCCACATGGTCGATGACAATGCGCCGCTCTATGGTGAACTGCTAAGCTTGATCGCTGATGTAGAAAATCAGCCGTTCATCTTCCATTGCACGGCGGGCAAGGATCGTACAGGGATTGGCTCCGCTTTACTGTTGTTGGCGCTCGGTGTGCCAGAGCCTACCGTTGTCGCGGATTACAGCCTGAGCAATCTGGTGGCGAATGTCTTCTATGAGAGCTTTAAGACGATGCCGCTCGCCAATGAGGTCGATATGGACCTGCTGGTGCCCTTGATGACCGCTCCGCCGCAGCGTATGGAGGCCGTTCTCCAACATCTGAAAGACAAATATGGCTCTGTTGAGCGCTACCTGTTCGATGCTGCGCACATTACGACGAATACGCTCGCCACATTGCGAGAAACGTTGCTGGACTAG
- a CDS encoding ABC transporter permease translates to MTNGTLLSRIMRMLLTLFGVMTFTFFLGRLTGDPVLLMLPQTASQEDIERVRVELGLNQPLPLQYVSYLAQMAQGDFGESINYGRPALDVVMERVPATLELGLPALILSVLIGIPLGVIAAQHRDKPFDRFVMSVSMAGQSLPAFFVGILLVLFFGVRLGWLPTFGRDNASSLILPTMTLLISPLAVIIRLTRSSMLEVLNETYIRTAQAKGLSQWRVIYLHALKNSLIPVITIVGLQVATILSGSAIIETVFAWPGIGALAVQSIGTRDFPIIQTVVLITAASFAIVNTAVDFVYVMVDPRIRA, encoded by the coding sequence ATGACCAACGGAACATTGCTGAGCCGCATCATGCGCATGCTGCTCACATTATTTGGGGTGATGACGTTCACCTTCTTCCTGGGCCGCCTGACGGGTGACCCCGTTCTTTTGATGCTCCCACAAACTGCCAGCCAGGAAGATATCGAACGTGTACGGGTTGAACTCGGCCTGAACCAGCCTTTACCGCTGCAATATGTCTCGTATCTGGCACAGATGGCACAGGGCGACTTTGGCGAATCAATCAATTATGGGCGACCCGCGCTGGATGTGGTTATGGAGCGCGTCCCGGCAACCCTTGAGCTTGGCCTGCCCGCGCTGATCCTCTCCGTTTTGATAGGGATTCCGCTGGGGGTCATCGCCGCGCAGCACCGCGATAAGCCATTTGACCGTTTTGTGATGTCCGTGAGTATGGCCGGGCAGTCGCTGCCCGCCTTCTTCGTAGGGATTCTGTTGGTCTTGTTTTTCGGCGTGCGTCTGGGATGGTTACCCACATTTGGCCGGGATAATGCCAGCAGCCTCATCTTGCCGACGATGACGCTGCTCATTTCGCCGCTGGCGGTCATCATCCGCCTGACGCGCTCCTCCATGCTGGAGGTCCTCAACGAGACCTACATCCGCACCGCACAGGCTAAGGGCCTCTCTCAATGGCGCGTCATCTACCTACACGCCCTGAAAAACTCCCTCATTCCTGTGATTACCATCGTAGGCCTGCAAGTCGCAACCATCCTGAGCGGCTCTGCCATCATTGAGACGGTCTTCGCATGGCCGGGGATCGGCGCACTCGCCGTACAGTCGATTGGCACGCGCGACTTCCCTATCATACAGACGGTTGTGCTCATCACAGCCGCCTCCTTTGCGATTGTCAATACAGCGGTCGACTTCGTTTATGTGATGGTCGACCCTAGAATACGAGCATAA
- a CDS encoding ABC transporter permease yields the protein MAEITAPTTNIQAPAVSRPQFLKRLISIWRDDMTLSVQISLIVLSLIVLLVVFADVIAPYDAGEMHMLNRLSPPVFTDGGTPDFLLGTDAIGRDILSRTLFGGRVSLMVGTISACISLAVGTVLGLLSGYLRGWVDWIIMYVVDVQLSLPFMLLAVAVALVLGSNLVVLMGIAAFATFPYYTRVVRGAVLSLRHRDYVLAAEAAGASDLHIMVHHLLPGLIAPLLVLTTLNIGRIILLESGLSFLGIGVPPTIPTWGSMIEEGRDYLATAWWLAIIPGVTLMLLTMSIGTIGDWLRDVTDVNL from the coding sequence ATGGCAGAAATCACAGCACCGACTACAAACATCCAAGCACCTGCCGTCTCCCGTCCGCAGTTCCTCAAGCGCCTCATAAGCATCTGGCGCGATGATATGACGCTCTCCGTACAGATTAGCCTGATTGTGCTCAGCCTGATTGTGCTGTTGGTGGTCTTTGCAGATGTCATCGCCCCCTATGATGCTGGCGAAATGCACATGCTCAATCGCCTCTCGCCCCCTGTCTTTACTGATGGCGGCACGCCGGACTTTTTATTAGGCACAGACGCGATTGGCCGTGATATTCTGAGCCGTACGCTCTTCGGCGGGCGCGTTTCGCTGATGGTTGGCACGATCTCCGCTTGCATCAGCCTCGCCGTTGGCACAGTGCTTGGCCTGCTCAGCGGCTATCTGCGCGGCTGGGTGGATTGGATCATCATGTACGTCGTGGACGTGCAGCTCTCGCTGCCTTTTATGCTGCTGGCCGTTGCCGTTGCGCTGGTCCTGGGCAGTAACCTCGTGGTGTTGATGGGCATCGCCGCTTTTGCGACTTTCCCTTACTATACGCGCGTGGTGCGCGGGGCGGTCCTTTCGCTGCGGCATCGGGATTACGTCCTGGCTGCAGAAGCCGCCGGGGCCAGTGACCTGCACATCATGGTCCACCACCTGCTGCCCGGCCTGATCGCCCCGCTGCTGGTGCTGACGACGCTCAACATCGGGCGCATCATCTTGCTAGAAAGCGGCCTGAGCTTTCTCGGTATCGGCGTACCACCGACCATCCCCACCTGGGGGAGTATGATCGAAGAAGGGCGCGATTATCTGGCGACAGCTTGGTGGTTGGCGATCATCCCCGGCGTTACCCTGATGCTGCTCACGATGTCAATCGGCACCATTGGCGATTGGCTGCGCGACGTCACCGACGTGAATCTATAA